The following proteins are encoded in a genomic region of Nicotiana sylvestris chromosome 4, ASM39365v2, whole genome shotgun sequence:
- the LOC138889584 gene encoding uncharacterized protein has product MPSFDPSSFTFQTPSFLLEPTQFPTYTYSQPPRYEFTAGQEKATKTPEQKEIARKMRSMEKSLKNIQGLSGQKSVSYADLCMFPHVHLPLGFKTLKFEKYDGHGDPIAHLKRYCNQLRGAGGKEELLMAYFGESLVGIASEWYMDQDISHWHIWDDLAWDLVKQFQHNIDIAPDRNSLTNLKKKSSESFREYAVKWHEKASRVKPPMDEIEMVKVFLQAQEADYFQNMMSAIGKLFAKAIKIGKMVENRANPELIRHHSYLPSHSGWV; this is encoded by the coding sequence ATGCCCAGCTTTGACCCATCATCCTTCACCTTCCAAACACCATCTTTCCTACTGGAACCTACACAATTTCCTACCTATACTTACTCCCAACCACCCCGGTATGAGTTCACCGCAGGGCAAGAGAAAGCCACCAAAACCCCTGAGCAAAAGGAGATTGCGAGAAAGATGAGAAGCATGGAGAAGAGTCTAAAAAACATACAGGGTTTGAGTGGACAaaaaagtgtatcctatgccgacttatgtatgttccctcatgtgcatctACCATTGGGATTTAAAACCCTgaaatttgagaaatatgatgggcacggagatcccattgcccacctcaaaagatattgcaaccagttgcggggagcgggcggaaaagaGGAGCTCCTCATGGCCTACTTTGGAGAGAGTTTGGTCGGTATCGCGtctgaatggtatatggatcaagatATATCACATTGGCATATCTGGGATGACCTTGCTTGGGACTTAGTCAAGCAGTTTCAGCACAACATTGATATTGCCCCTgataggaactcattgacaaatctaaagaagaagtcctcggaaagcttccgagagtacgcTGTCAAATGGCATGAGAAAGCTTCCAGGGTAAAACCTCCAATGGACGAGATTGAAATGGTCAAAGTCTTCCtccaagcccaagaggctgattattttcaaaacatgatgtccgcaatAGGTAAGCTGTTCGCCAAAGCCATCAAAATTGGCAAAATGGTTGAAAACAGGGCGAATCCTGAGCTAATCCGTCATCAtagctacctcccaagccattcagggtgggtctga